A window of the Trichoderma asperellum chromosome 6, complete sequence genome harbors these coding sequences:
- a CDS encoding uncharacterized protein (EggNog:ENOG41~TransMembrane:1 (o505-528i)), producing the protein MRTPASGRQQALKRKRVVTSCSECYRRKQRCDRKSPCNNCLARNIPNKCIFNTLLPSPPATEQQLPGPTAQAGPSTAHSVESEGENTQEAVDLGYSLVSGSNAFVALQEALGNEEFQEVSTSYNDAPQFTSSKRNIDSFIAKLPPRTVIEALIRLFFDEVNSHYFILEHFYFNDLFSRWPPQEGIDPVKYLNSVQLSTELRYFPSVLFQIIALSLQFLPPDWDVLFGTSYELATSRTYSDLGDELLYLLGRPGLAITAVQADFLRSSWLKNCGRAVEAWHTIGHAIRQAQELGLHRQKDVYQSNKSNIEETLNAFWYEQNKKRLWINLFVWDGYVAMILGRPRMIHMDDCDTTPPIDCSIPGDPSTAVPMTVRLEDSPNISTASAPLFRYALACKVHEMRAVKADRPRPKDYSVVQKLHNDIISLVETLPAFLRQKSPDTTWDQDHPYLPQLREELQVMANLFLMTLHRPHIISNLESRKAALQASLETLGCQLISFSHAKQHQYHLFGLAFYTIEASLLISIIMILFPPQNYEIKQKVSHSLQQAIESLSEMRPFNPMAASGLDIIQHCYQRIKTTIESPSSVSDARTAAYETPVNIFNSLMGDLNQEDLFQPLSSQAASSQPNLTSEQASSMSFASTFPDSFNQTYWLDQLSVIDPFISDQDSGNLWENFLFDS; encoded by the exons ATGCGAACCCCGGCTAGCGGCAGACAGCAGGCGTTGAAGCGCAAGCGAGTGGTAACCTCTTGTTCGGAATGTTATCGCAGAAAGCAAAGG TGTGATCGTAAAAGCCCATGCAATAACTGCTTAGCGCGCAATATTCCAAATAAATGCATATTCAATACTTTGCTGCC GTCCCCGCCAGCAACTGAACAACAGCTACCAGGTCCAACAGCTCAAGCTGGCCCGAGCACAGCCCATTCAGTTGAGAGCGAAGGCGAAAATACTCAGGAAGCAGTGGATCTTGGGTATTCGCTGGTATCTGGTAGCAATGCCTTTGTGGCCTTGCAAGAG GCCCTCGGAAATGAAGAATTTCAAGAGGTTTCAACGTCCTACAACGACGCCCCTCAGTTTACTTCATCGAAAAGAAATATCGATAGCTTTATTGCAAAGCTCCCCCCGAGAACTGTCATTGAAGCCTTGATTAGGTTATTTTTCGATGAAGTAAACTCCCACTACTTCATCCTTGAACATTTTTACTTCAATGACTTGTTTTCACGCTGGCCACCACAAGAAGGGATAGATCCTGTCAAGTATTTGAATTCCGTGCAGCTTTCAACGGAATTACGATACTTTCCCTCTGTACTTTTCCAAATCATTGCTCTCTCCCTGCAGTTCTTACCACCTGATTGGGATGTTTTATTTGGTACATCATATGAGCTTGCTACTTCACGCACGTATAGCGATCTTGGCGATGAGCTGCTATATCTTTTGGGGAGACCCGGGCTTGCCATAACTGCAGTTCAAGCGGATTTCCTGAGATCATCGTGGCTAAAGAACTGCGGGCGAGCAGTTGAAGCCTGGCATACGATTGGGCATGCCATTAG ACAGGCTCAGGAACTTGGACTGCATCGACAAAAAGACGTATATCAGtcaaataaaagtaatattgaAGAAACGCTGAATGCGTTTTGGTACGAGCAAAACAAGAAGCGCTTATGGATTAATCTCTTTGTATGGGATGG TTACGTGGCTATGATTCTAGGCCGCCCTCGAATGATTCACATGGACGACTGTGATACAACGCCTCCCATCGATTGCAGCATTCCTGGTGATCCCTCTACGGCTGTACCAATGACAGTGCGCCTCGAAGATAGCCCTAACATCTCCACAGCCTCAGCGCCTCTTTTTCGTTATGCTCTCGCTTGCAAAGTACATGAGATGCGAGCTGTCAAAGCCGatcgtcctcgtccaaaAGATTATTCTGTTGTCCAAAAGCTCCACAACGACATAATATCGCTGGTGGAAACATTGCCCGCTTTTTTGAGGCAGAAGAGTCCAGACACTACCTGGGACCAGGATCATCCATATCTGCCGCAGCTCCGTGAAGAATTACAAGTCATGGCAAATTTGTTTCTCATGACATTACACCGGCCGCACATCATTTCTAATTTGGAGAGCCGAAAAGCTGCTTTGCAAGCTTCACTTGAGACGCTTGGTTGCCAGCTGATCTCCTTTTCACATGCCAAACAGCATCAATATCATCTATTTGGACTGGCGTTCTATACCATCGAAGCTTCACTTCttatctccatcatcatgatTTTATTCCCGCCACAGAACTATGAGATTAAACAAAAGGTCAGCCACAGCCTTCAACAAGCAATCGAGAGCCTCTCAGAAATGAGGCCTTTCAACCCAATGGCTGCGTCGGGCTTAGATATCATTCAACATTGCTATCAAAGGATTAAGACAACGATTGAGTCACCCAGCAGTGTATCTGATGCAAGAACAGCTGCGTATGAGACTCCGGTCAATATCTTCAATAGTCTAATGGGTGATCTCAACCAAGAAGATCTTTTTCAACCCCTAAGCTCGCAAGCCGCGTCTTCCCAACCCAACCTAACTTCAGAACAGGCCTCTTCAATGAGTTTTGCGTCGACATTTCCAGACAGCTTCAATCAAACATACTGGCTGGATCAATTGAGTGTTATTGATCCATTCATTTCAGATCAGGACTCTGGTAATCTCTGGGAAAACTTCTTGTTTGATTCGTAG
- a CDS encoding uncharacterized protein (EggNog:ENOG41), translated as MSSPPVASSPMTGPPAVVLPSMTSPVFPKPKKLTFADINIPNDYPYDLTFGTPDYEDTIAVLNAYYSQATRMTADDQLDMVEIIESGKYLKTASARTSGASHRLYRKAQERNFTPESISWANFLILNALYSYKLPDKYHEAVRKRFGTRVVQDFSEEYFRIYPKQSHILPTSADGETSNVYTPPVTRKRSNEAAEDMDQASAPTKPHAQPRARKQAKFEEAPMTDTSTPRTLPPRNAQETSSVKVETSAAHLLDEIIGANRSVDPGLFTRQGGLQGSSENLGASQPLFGRLSAPERLFANYAIPRPASQNSFLSEVRECNWAQANTSSDQGTSNMPAEATSTDGSRQEMSAPDAEIGGACPVNQEANMTSISTISQSTPEWDIATSFECARSTNSPTPASTSVNTSNAEETSSNENSSTTDN; from the coding sequence ATGTCGTCGCCTCCAGTGGCAAGCTCGCCTATGACAGGTCCTCCTGCTGTTGTGTTACCATCGATGACATCCCCTGTCTtcccaaagccaaagaagtTGACTTTTGCGGACATCAACATCCCGAATGACTACCCATACGACCTTACCTTTGGTACACCCGACTACGAAGATACCATCGCTGTTTTAAACGCGTATTACTCTCAAGCCACGAGAATGACCGCTGACGATCAGCTGGATATGGTTGAAATCATAGAGAGCGGCAAATACCTCAAAACCGCAAGCGCCAGAACGTCTGGAGCATCTCACCGTCTGTATCGAAAAGCCCAGGAAAGGAACTTCACACCTGAATCCATCAGCTGGGCGAATTTTCTCATTCTAAACGCCCTTTACAGCTACAAGCTCCCGGATAAGTATCATGAAGCCGTTAGAAAACGATTTGGCACAAGAGTTGTGCAAGACTTCTCGGAAGAATACTTCCGAATCTACCCTAAACAATCACACATCCTCCCAACGTCAGCCGACGGCGAGACCTCCAATGTCTATACGCCCCCAGTAACGCGTAAGAGATCTAACGAGGCTGCAGAAGATATGGACCAAGCCAGTGCCCCTACAAAGCCTCATGCACAACCTCGTGCTAGAAAGCAGGCCAAATTTGAGGAGGCTCCCATGACGGATACCAGTACTCCGCGTACGTTGCCCCCCCGCAACGCCCAGGAGACGTCGTCCGTAAAGGTCGAGACTTCGGCAGCTCACCTCTTGGATGAGATCATCGGCGCAAACCGTTCTGTTGATCCGGGTTTGTTTACGCGCCAGGGTGGCCTTCAGGGATCGTCTGAGAACCTTGGCGCCTCTCAGCCCTTGTTCGGAAGACTCAGCGCCCCGGAAAGACTATTCGCCAACTACGCCATACCTCGGCCAGCATCCCAAAACTCGTTCCTGAGTGAGGTGAGGGAGTGCAACTGGGCCCAGGCGAATACCTCAAGTGACCAAGGTACCAGCAACATGCCAGCAGAGGCAACCTCTACCGATGGATCTCGGCAAGAGATGAGCGCTCCTGACGCTGAAATCGGGGGCGCATGCCCAGTGAACCAAGAAGCGAATATGACGTCGATAAGCACAATTTCGCAGAGCACGCCGGAATGGGACATCGCAACTAGCTTTGAATGCGCCCGATCGACAAACTCCCCGACTCCAGCATCAACGTCTGTCAATACTAGCAATGCAGAGGAGACGTCTAGCAACGAGAATTCGTCTACTACAGACAATTAA
- a CDS encoding uncharacterized protein (EggNog:ENOG41~MEROPS:MER0034615): MSETIKTISIPNIAWETAADIHFPPNFNESKKYPAVVCAHPIGSCKEQTAGNVYGKAMAEQGFVVVAFDASFQGASGGKPRFIENPEFRVSDFRFVVDYIQTLPYVDADRIGVLGICGGGGYAINAAMTDYRFKCCVGITPANFGRLSREGFAGFDPVGALEKMAAQRTVEAQGGERLVINYLPPTVEDAKKATTDIDIREATEYYKTNRGQASNGCTSGLFSFNSSALTWDAFNHAEVLMTRPLMVVVGDKPGGFGAYRDAHEIHGRAASKEKHIVVLPGVSHYMLYDKPEAVEPALEQVLPFLKKHLGDAK, from the coding sequence ATGTCTGAGACAATCAAGACCATCAGCATCCCCAACATCGCTTGGGAGACTGCCGCTGATATCCACTTCCCACCCAACTTCAACGAGAGCAAAAAGTATCCCGCGGTGGTGTGTGCTCACCCGATTGGATCATGCAAGGAACAAACTGCGGGCAATGTCTATGGGAAAGCAATGGCAGAGCAAGGCTTCGTAGTTGTCGCCTTTGACGCATCTTTCCAGGGTGCTTCTGGCGGCAAGCCTCGCTTTATTGAAAACCCAGAGTTCCGCGTCTCGGACTTTCGTTTCGTCGTCGACTATATCCAGACTCTGCCTTATGTTGACGCCGATCGCATTGGCGTACTCGGCATCTGCGGTGGAGGAGGCTATGCTATCAACGCTGCCATGACGGATTACCGATTCAAGTGCTGTGTTGGTATTACTCCTGCAAACTTTGGCCGTCTCTCTCGTGAAGGGTTTGCCGGCTTCGACCCGGTTGGCGCTCTTGAAAAGATGGCTGCCCAGCGCACTGTTGAAGCCCAAGGTGGAGAGCGACTGGTGATTAATTACCTCCCGCCAACAGTTGAAGACGCCAAGAAAGCTACTACCGATATCGACATCCGCGAGGCCACCGAATACTACAAAACTAACCGGGGTCAGGCATCCAATGGCTGTACCAGCGGCCTATTCTCATTCAACAGCTCTGCCCTCACATGGGATGCTTTCAACCACGCGGAGGTACTCATGACTCGACCTCTGATGGTCGTAGTTGGTGACAAGCCAGGAGGATTCGGCGCTTACCGGGATGCTCACGAGATTCATGGCCGGGCAGCTTCGAAGGAGAAGCACATTGTGGTCCTCCCTGGAGTTTCGCACTACATGCTGTACGACAAGCCCGAGGCCGTTGAACCAGCACTCGAACAAGTTTTGCCTTTCTTGAAGAAGCACCTGGGTGATGCCAAATAG
- a CDS encoding uncharacterized protein (EggNog:ENOG41~TransMembrane:2 (i157-175o215-237i)): MVEQKHTWFWVHQAISLSQGLGLHRSAGQEPQHSLWARIWWACLVRDRLTTLGTGRPMHINSLDCTVPMLTLDDLKEDGDSEDDRTVKEFFIDFVKLCQYMEGVLSLPHNMATAAGSLPEQISLCEETLQHWRLNLVPSARLRQENSRDFDKRGICTLYRTILHLIYNIVIIALHKSHQVLDESRPSGAQLPLPKVQAAAEDSTRLAVELVRLDLVKYCPTICVTAILPPLIVHLLMMRSSPDQSSRQPYIDRFNKCMVLLEQLGDIYWHASFYHDFFTLAASHSQGPTTYASGIEQDPLVAFFNDHMPAKQPAGKGAELSSQTPSWRRPPTANNADSNPIKPTVAQNQDHGAADHSSMPVTTADIQIGFLAEAPTVQTSPPAYEADPGDLELAEAAISDAANLQLFEDWLDEFGYFQNIFQSA, translated from the exons ATGGTTGAACAGAAGCATACTTGGTTTTGGGTACATCAAGCGATTAGCCTCTCGCAAGGGCTAGGTTTACATCGAAGTGCTGGCCAAGAGCCGCAACACAGCCTTTGGGCCAGAATATGGTGGGCATGCCTGGTCAGAGACCGACTCACCACGCTGGGCACGGGGCGTCCTATGCACATCAACAGCCTCGACTGCACAGTTCCTATGCTCACGCTTGACGATCTTAAAGAGGATGGCGATAGCGAAGATGATCGAACGGTAAAGGAATTCTTTATTGACTTTGTGAAGCTCTGCCAGTACATGGAGGGAGTGCTATCACTTCCCCATAACATGGCGACAGCGGCTGGATCACTACCCGAACAGATAAGCCTCTGTGAAGAAACTCTCCAACATTGGCGTCTCAACTTGGTACCAAGTGCGAGGTTGCGCCAGGAAAATAGCAGAGATTTTGACAAGCGAGGTATCTGCACTCTATACAGGACTATTTTGCATCTGATTTACAA TATTGTCATCATCGCTCTTCACAAGTCACACCAAGTTCTGGACGAGAGTCGCCCCAGTGGCGCACAACTACCCTTACCAAAGGTTCAGGCAGCTGCTGAGGATTCAACAAGACTTGCTGTCGAGCTCGTCAGATTAGATCTAGTTAAATATTGCCCTACAATATG CGTGACGGCTATTTTACCGCCGCTCATTGTTCATCTCCTTATGATGCGATCCTCCCCAGATCAATCAAGCAGACAACCTTATATCGATCGATTCAACAAATGCATGGTACTGCTAGAACAGCTCGGCGATATTTATTGGCACGCAAGTTTCTACCACGACTTTTTTACGCTTGCAGCTTCACATTCGCAAGGCCCAACAACGTACGCCAGCGGAATCGAGCAAGATCCACTTGTCGCATTCTTCAATGACCATATGCCAGCAAAACAACCTGCGGGCAAAGGGGCAGAGCTCTCTAGCCAAACGCCAAGTTGGAGGCGCCCACCCACAGCGAATAATGCTGATAGCAATCCCATCAAACCTACAGTGGCACAAAATCAAGATCATGGCGCCGCCGACCATTCGTCAATGCCTGTTACTACTGCTGATATTCAAATTGGATTTTTGGCAGAGGCACCGACGGTACAAACTTCTCCTCCAGCGTATGAGGCTGATCCCGGAGACTTGGAGCTTGCAGAAGCTGCGATTTCTGATGCCGCTAATCTGCAACTGTTCGAAGACTGGCTGGACGAGTTTGGTTATTTTCAGAACATCTTTCAGTCCGCTTGA
- the LGD1_2 gene encoding L-galactonate dehydratase, with protein MAPSRTDTTSSFVGSHSTASEVKITGFEAHDLRFPTSLDLSGSDAMNPGPNYSAAYIILQTNTDLQGHGFAFTIGRGNNLCTAAAEMIAERLVGKTLAELTQNMGQTWRHLVSDSQLRWVGPEKGVIHLGLSTCVNAVWDLWGRYLNKPVWKIVADMTPEEFVNCIDFRYIVDAITPEEAIALLREQEKTKAARLEEARISRAVPAYTTQAGWLGFSDEKMVQLIKSNLALGMDKFKFKVGGNLEDDIRRLQIARDTIGYDRMLMVDANQVWSVPDAIEYMLQLVKYKPLFIEEPTSPDDILGHAAIRRALKPHGVGVATGEHCQNRVMFKQLLQAGSIDYCQIDACRLGGVNEVMAVLLMAKKFNVPIVPHSGGIGLNEYTQHLALINYLCVAGEKSLLEHINSFREVLTNPCQTKDGHFVTPNEPGYSVEYTPDAIEKYTYPSGSFWKSEQGQAIINEPKI; from the exons ATGGCACCCTCACGGACcgacaccaccagcagctttgTGGGCTCTCACTCGACAGCTTCAGAAGTCAAGATCACAGGATTTGAAGCTCATG ACCTGAGATTTCCCACCAGTCTGGATCTCTCTGGCTCAGATGCCATGAACCCAGGCCCCAACTACAGCGCGGCATACATCATTCTCCAAACCAACACAGATCTACAAGGCCATGGCTTCGCATTCACCATTGGTCGTGGCAACAACCTATGCACAGCCGCAGCCGAGATGATTGCCGAGCGGCTCGTCGGAAAGACGCTCGCGGAACTAACACAGAACATGGGGCAGACCTGGCGGCATCTGGTGTCCGACTCACAGCTCCGTTGGGTCGGCCCAGAAAAAGGCGTCATTCACCTCGGTCTTAGCACGTGCGTCAACGCTGTCTGGGATCTCTGGGGTCGATATCTGAACAAGCCGGTCTGGAAGATTGTCGCCGACATGACGCCGGAAGAATTTGTCAACTGCATTGATTTCCGGTACATTGTCGACGCCATCACTCCGGAAGAAGCCATTGCGCTGCTGCGTGAGCAGGAAAAGACCAAAGCTGCACGGCTGGAGGAAGCACGCATCAGTAGGGCCGTGCCGGCATACACAACGCAGGCGGGCTGGCTGGGCTTTTCTGATGAAAAGATGGTGCAGTTGATCAAGTCGAATCTTGCTCTCGGCATGGATAAATTCAAGTTCAAAGTTGGTGGTAACTTGGAAGACGATATACGCCGATTGCAGATTGCTCGTGATACTATTGGATACGACCGCATGCTTATGGTTGACGCCAACCAAGTGTGGAGCGTACCGGATGCAATCGAGTACATGCTGCAACTTGTCAAGTATAAGCCACT ATTCATCGAAGAGCCGACTTCGCCTGATGATATCCTCGGCCACGCCGCGATCAGAAGGGCTTTGAAGCCACATGGGGTCGGCGTAGCTACCGGCGAGCACTGCCAAAACCGCGTCATGTtcaagcagctgctccagGCCGGATCAATCGACTATTGCCAAATCGATGCTTGCAGATTAGGCGGTGTTAACGAAGTCATGGCTGTTCTGCTAATGGCAAAGAA ATTCAACGTCCCAATTGTACCCCACAGCGGAGGCATTGGCCTCAACGAATACACGCAGCACCTcgctttaataaactatttatgcGTAGCGGGGGAAAAGAGTCTGCTAGAACACATCAACTCGTTTCGTGAAGTCTTGACAAACCCTTGTCAGACCAAGGACGGCCATTTCGTCACACCAAACGAGCCAGGATACAGCGTAGAGTATACACCCGATGCGATTGAGAAGTACACATACCCTTCGGGCAGCTTCTGGAAGAGTGAGCAGGGACAGGCGATCATAAACGAACCAAAGATATAA
- a CDS encoding uncharacterized protein (EggNog:ENOG41) — MAQSDEQTPPSSTAASSTSRKKKRASKACSCCRARKIRCDVLKTGVPCTKCQLDGFDCLVQARKKRRGKNEPVKEAPSLGDELRINNAARPPTMPRSIPQHAMLHQVPHYPFFRSFAPDGQSSLLAVSRDDEDVSGPLSIHGWMKRTYSI, encoded by the coding sequence ATGGCCCAATCAGACGAGCAGACGCCACCATCATCCACGGCTGCTTCATCCAccagcagaaagaagaagcgcgcGTCAAAAGCCTGCTCGTGCTGTCGGGCCCGCAAGATTCGCTGCGACGTGCTCAAGACCGGCGTTCCATGCACCAAGTGCCAGCTGGATGGCTTCGACTGTCTTGTCCAGGCCCGCAAGAAGCGGCGTGGGAAGAATGAGCCTGTGAAAGAGGCGCCATCGTTGGGCGACGAGCTGAGGATCAACAATGCGGCCAGACCGCCGACGATGCCTCGCTCGATCCCGCAGCATGCCATGCTTCATCAGGTCCCGCACTATCCCTTCTTTCGCAGCTTTGCCCCTGACGGCCAGTCGTCGCTGCTGGCCGTCTCTcgagatgatgaggatgtctCGGGGCCATTAAGCATTCACGgctggatgaagaggacATACAGTATCTGA
- a CDS encoding uncharacterized protein (SECRETED:SignalP(1-19)~TransMembrane:1 (n4-14c19/20o422-445i)), producing MWSILSVAAALVYAAAVSAVSTAGNRLLVVLDDVAEKDLYSQFLGDLTGRGYDVSYETPRSEGLSLFHLGERKYDHLLFLPSKVKGLGPNLTPNHLVNFVNADGNILVAQTSTVPSSTSIVGFLSELDISLPVERTGTVIDHFNYDTHSATESHDVLVLEAPTNVRPGLKSYFEIDGGVLAFPHAVGHVLGSGPLLTPVVRAPATAYSYNPKEQAEVLDADDLFAAGQQLSLLSVFQARNSARVTVLGSAEMLQNKWFEAVVGKPGGMSFRTDNQNFAQRVSGWTFQETGVVRVNSIEHKLQGSDELNPSIYRIKNDVSYNISLSEWSWDKWVPFTVPQGDVLQLEFSMLSPFHRLNLARTRTTDDAAVYGVSFTLPDQHGIFNFKVNYKRSFLTNIEEKNTVSVRHFAHDEWPRSFVISGAWPWISGIGATVSGFVGFCAIWMYSKPVGKKN from the exons ATGTGGTCGATTCTGAGCGTGGCTGCTGCGCTCGTGTACGCAGCTGCTGTTTCGGCGGTCAGCACGGCGGGCAATCGCCTGCTGGTCGTGCTGGACGACGTTGCTGAGAAGGACTTGTACAGCCAGTTTCTTGGCGATCTTACAG GTCGCGGCTATGATGTGTCGTATGAGACGCCGCGGAGTGAGGGCCTGTCGCTCTTCCACCTTGGAGAGAGGAAATACGACCACCTGTTGTTTCTGCCGTCCAAGGTCAAGG GCCTGGGGCCAAACCTGACTCCCAATCATCTTGTCAACTTCGTCAACGCCGACGGAAACATCCTCGTTGCGCAGACGTCCACCGTACCTTCGTCCACCTCCATTGTCGGCTTCCTCTCGGAGCTTGACATTTCGCTCCCCGTTGAGCGCACAGGCACCGTCATCGACCACTTCAACTACGACACTCATTCCGCTACCGAATCCCACGACGTCCTCGTTCTCGAAGCGCCCACCAATGTCCGCCCCGGTTTGAAGTCGTACTTTGAGATTGATGGCGGCGTTTTGGCTTTCCCCCACGCTGTTGGCCATGTTCTCGGCTCTGGCCCTCTTCTTACCCCGGTCGTCCGCGCCCCCGCCACTGCATACAGCTACAACCCCAAGGAGCAGGCAGAGGTTCTTGATGCCGATGATCTGTTCGCTGCCGGCCAGCAACTATCTCTTCTGTCAGTCTTCCAGGCGCGCAACTCTGCTCGCGTGACGGTTCTGGGATCCGCCGAGATGCTGCAGAACAAGTGGTTTGAAGCCGTGGTTGGCAAGCCCGGCGGAATGAGTTTCAGGACCGATAACCAGAACTTTGCTCAGAGAGTGTCGGGCTGGACGTTCCAGGAGACTGGTGTTGTGCGAGTCAACAGCATTGAGCACAAGCTGCAGGGCTCAGATGAGCTTAACCCCAGCATCTACCGTATTAAGAATGATGTG TCTTACAACATCTCCCTGTCCGAGTGGAGCTGGGATAAATGGGTTCCCTTTACTGTTCCTCAGGGTGACGTTCTCCAGCTCGAATTCTCCATGCTTTCGCCCTTCCATCGCCTGAACTTGGCTCGCACCCGTACCACTGACGATGCTGCCGTGTATGGCGTCTCCTTCACGCTTCCTGACCAGCATGGCATTTTCAACTTCAAGGTCAACTACAAGCGCTCTTTCCTCACCAACATCGAGGAGAAGAACACCGTCAGCGTTCGTCACTTTGCGCACGATGAGTGGCCTCGCAGCTTTGTCATTTCAGGCGCCTGGCCTTGGATCTCTGGCATTGGCGCGACAGTATCTGGCTTTGTTGGATTCTGCGCGATATGGATGTACAGCAAGCCTGTTGGCAAGAAGAACTGA
- a CDS encoding uncharacterized protein (EggNog:ENOG41~TransMembrane:12 (i7-27o47-67i76-94o100-120i132-151o163-185i254-279o291-309i321-339o367-390i402-421o433-452i)), with translation MVRKAVYFYGIAPCTGGLAFGYVSGILAMPQFLNYFKHPSNFRQGGITASILAGAFAGSLLTGAFLADRLGRRKTILLGSAIFTIGCAISAAANNVEALVAGRVINGLGNGCLTMMVTMYQSEIAPREIRGRIISVFQCFVNFGILIAFWIQFGTSHINGSAAWRLPMGLQMIATVALHITMWFMPESPRWLVQKDRQEEALQVLAQVHAGGDVNDPYVQAELAEIVAKISYEKNHPPPSYFDMLLGTHRRRMWIGIGVQFWQSMTGINVIMYYAVFLFQQAGLGATSSSLLANGLQGVVLNVFTYPNMYYMDKWGRRMPMVIGGIGMGISMMIIGILMKAEGNPVYDSLTQKTNFDFTNAAASRTIIAFVYIYVAVFAITWACVAWVYPPEIFSMSMRGRATSMTTATNWFVNFWFALYIPTAMAKISWKLYIIFMALCYLMSIVVFLFYPESAGKTLEEMDFLFTKGRSPWTFLDREATKIGALFKRDLEHGEALTVFDEDGIVSKDKINQVEDVAEGGGLGHEKE, from the exons ATGGTGAGAAAG GCTGTTTACTTTTATGGCATTGCGCCATGTACCGGAGGTTTGGCCTTTGGATATGTGA GCGGCATCCTGGCAATGCCACAGTTCTTGAACTACTTCAAACATCCCAGCAATTTTCGCCAAGGAGGAATCACTGCGTCCATCTTGGCCGGAGCCTTTGCGGGCTCTCTCTTAACGGGCGCGTTCCTTGCAGACAGGCTGGGCCGAAGGAAGACAATCTTACTGGGCTCTGCGATTTTCACCATTGGCTGTGCCATCTCTGCCGCGGCCAACAATGTTGAGGCTCTTGTTGCGGGGAGAGTCATTAATGGGCTTGGAAACGGATGTTTGACAATGATG GTTACCATGTACCAAAGCGAGATTGCGCCTCGAGA GATTCGCGGCCGTATCATTAGTGTTTTCCAATGTTTTGTCAACTTTGGCATTCTAATCGCGTTTTGGATTCAATTCGGAACAAGCCATATCAACGGCAGCGCGGCGTGGAGACTTCCGATGGGACTACAGATGATT GCAACGGTGGCTCTGCACATCACCATGTGGTTCATGCCCGAATCCCCCAGATGGCTTGTTCAAAAAGACAGGCAGGAAGAGGCGCTGCAAGTGCTTGCACAGGTTCACGCCGGGGGAGACGTAAACGATCCGTATGTGCAagctgagctggctgagatTGTGGCCAAGATCTCCTACGAAAAGAACCATCCACCGCCTAGCTACTTTGACATGCTACTTGGAACGCACAGACGCCGTATGTGGATTGGCATTGGAGTT caattcTGGCAATCGATGACAGGTATCAATGT GATCATGTATTACGcggtcttcctcttccagcaggcCGGCCTCGGTGCgacttcttcatctctccTGGCAAACGGACTCCAGGGTGTTGTTCTCAACGTCTTCACTTACCCAAACATGTATTATATGGACAAATGGGGTCGGAGAATGCCTATGGTCATTGGTGGTATTGGGATGGGTATCTCGATGATGATTATCGGCATTCTCATGAAAGCGGAGG GTAACCCCGTCTACGATTCACTTACGCAAAAAACAAATTTCGATTTCACAAACGCGGCTGCATCACGCACAATTATTGCTTTTGTGTACATATATGTTGCGGTATTTGCAATTACGTGGGCTTGCGTCGCCTGGGTGTATCCGCCTGAGATATTCAGCATGAGCATGCGCGGTCGCGCCACGTCCATGACGACTGCTACGAATTGGTTTGTC AATTTCTGGTTTGCCTTGTATATCCCTACGGCAATGGCAAAGATCAG CTGGAAACTTTACATCATATTCATGGCCTTGTGCTACCTCATgagcatcgtcgtcttcctcttctaccCTGAATCTGCTGGGAAAACGCTTGAAGAGATGGACTTTTTGTTCACAAAGGGACGCTCGCCGTGGACGTTTCTTGATCGCGAGGCTACCAAGATTGGGGCGCTGTTCAAGAGAGATCTTGAGCATGGCGAGGCGCTTACTGTGTTTGATGAGGACGGTATTGTTTCAAAGGATAAGATTAACCAGGTGGAGGATGTGGCTGAGGGTGGTGGTCTTGGGCATGAGAAGGAGTAG
- a CDS encoding uncharacterized protein (EggNog:ENOG41~TransMembrane:1 (o51-69i)) has protein sequence MFVTRTAAALQHRNPPRSSRLPSEPHFTMSAPLFWSTPLKYCSWAARERPAFFWSVVVGAAGPILMPIVPPIRHMLGDVDPAPVPVTYPVPAGPRKQLTGYDD, from the exons ATGTTTGTCACCCGAACCGCCGCCGCGCTCCAACATCGCAATCCCCCAAGATCCAGCAGACTCCCGTCTGAACCACA CTTCACCATGTCCGCACCCCTCTTCTGGTCAACGCCCCTCAAGTACTGCAGCTGGGCAGCCCGCGAGCGACCCGCCTTCTTCTGGTCCGTCGTcgttggtgctgctggcccGATCCTGATGCCCATCGTCCCTCCCATCCGCCACATGCTCGGCGATGTCGACCCTGCGCCTGTTCCCGTCACCTATCCCG TCCCCGCCGGTCCTCGCAAACAGCTGACAGGCTACGACGACTAA